A genomic window from Phoenix dactylifera cultivar Barhee BC4 chromosome 7, palm_55x_up_171113_PBpolish2nd_filt_p, whole genome shotgun sequence includes:
- the LOC103714080 gene encoding ribosomal RNA processing protein 1 homolog B-like, with protein sequence MDAAVSGAVIAKRLASCNKSVRDRAVRALIAWLPQQPDAAVSEGDLLKIWKGLFYCVWHSDKLPVQVDLINRLASLLEALEAPLAARYFEAFILTIRREWGGIDFLRLDKFYLLIRRFLRHLFLLLRKNDWDLDLSARLIGILSEKSLLAADKYPAQGVNYHIAEIFLDEITEFLPLSVETLDVLLKPFLSVLEKSPDKVLVHKIKVNVFDQLLQHGAKLLDVEKAGNQVESGTDIEKFGKITLVLIFSKKFLDSASASETLQGNRKALFGLHDGFLKLEKDLEKSGVHISVQHLENGNSLKVPEPGVSENSELLEVEMGSGGGASDDQPPKKKKKKSKKASGGTEKKSKSKKKKSLDSNTETNDAEPIIEVNNVINGGNVKWDATETHDLINFDECVISGLQKQFEKAAAEAGMANDNERLSALPASLVTDTMPKKRKRAKSADWKTTTSGSDADGGSIAGKSREQSVKKVRFSMKKNLVWKPHNPLPPQSLRLPPSATPRGSALKKGIPPGPIKETPPTVKKIKVKSNSVKKGRKRSAVSSAVKHLLKLQSLST encoded by the coding sequence ATGGACGCAGCCGTCTCCGGCGCGGTCATCGCGAAGCGCCTGGCGTCCTGCAACAAGTCCGTCCGCGACCGCGCCGTCCGCGCCCTCATAGCGTGGCTTCCCCAGCAGCCCGACGCCGCCGTCTCCGAGGGCGACCTCCTCAAGATCTGGAAGGGCCTCTTCTATTGCGTCTGGCACTCCGACAAGCTCCCGGTCCAGGTCGACCTCATCAACCGCCTCGCCTCCCTCCTTGAGGCCCTCGAAGCCCCCCTTGCCGCCCGCTACTTCGAGGCTTTCATCCTCACCATCCGCCGCGAATGGGGTGGCATCGACTTCCTCCGCCTCGACAAGTTCTACCTCTTGATCAGGCGGTTCCTCCGccacctcttcctcctcctcaggAAGAACGATTGGGATCTCGATCTCTCCGCCCGCCTGATAGGGATTCTGTCGGAAAAATCGCTTCTTGCTGCCGATAAGTACCCGGCTCAGGGAGTCAATTACCACATTGCCGAGATTTTCTTGGATGAGATCACGGAGTTCCTCCCACTCAGCGTGGAAACCCTAGACGTGCTGCTGAAGCCCTTCCTCTCTGTACTGGAGAAGTCTCCTGATAAGGTGTTGGTGCATAAGATCAAGGTGAATGTTTTTGATCAGTTGCTCCAGCACGGTGCGAAGCTGTTAGATGTTGAGAAGGCTGGAAACCAAGTGGAGTCGGGCACCGACATCGAGAAATTTGGCAAGATTACTTTGGTATTGATATTTTCCAAAAAGTTCCTCGACTCTGCTTCAGCTTCTGAGACACTTCAGGGCAATAGGAAAGCCCTGTTTGGTTTGCATGATGGTTTCCTCAAACTGGAGAAGGATTTAGAGAaatcaggagttcatatttctGTCCAGCATCTAGAAAATGGGAATTCATTGAAAGTGCCTGAGCCGGGTGTTTCAGAGAACTCTGAACTACTTGAGGTGGAGATGGGAAGTGGCGGTGGGGCTTCGGATGATCAGCCacccaagaagaagaagaagaaatcaaaGAAAGCATCGGGTGGCACCGAGAAGAAAAgcaaatccaaaaaaaagaagtctttgGATTCAAATACAGAAACTAACGATGCTGAACCAATCATTGAGGTTAATAATGTGATTAATGGTGGGAATGTTAAATGGGATGCTACGGAAACCCATGActtgattaattttgatgaatgcGTTATCTCAGGTCTTCAGAAGCAGTTTGAGAAAGCTGCTGCTGAAGCTGGAATGGCAAATGATAACGAAAGATTAAGTGCTCTGCCAGCATCGCTGGTTACTGATACCATGcctaagaagagaaaaagagccAAGAGTGCAGACTGGAAGACCACCACTAGTGGAAGTGATGCTGATGGAGGAAGCATAGCAGGAAAGAGCAGAGAGCAGAGTGTCAAGAAGGTTAGGTTTTCAATGAAGAAGAACTTGGTCTGGAAGCCACACAACCCTTTGCCTCCCCAGAGTTTGAGATTGCCGCCATCTGCTACTCCGAGAGGTAGTGCACTAAAAAAAGGTATTCCTCCTGGCCCTATCAAAGAGACCCCTCCGACAGTTAAAAAGATCAAGGTGAAGTCCAACTCTGTGAAGAAAGGCAGGAAGCGCTCTGCTGTTTCTTCAGCTGTGAAGCACCTCCTGAAGCTACAAAGCCTTTCCACATAG